In a genomic window of Sarcophilus harrisii chromosome 4, mSarHar1.11, whole genome shotgun sequence:
- the CRIP3 gene encoding cysteine-rich protein 3 isoform X1, with protein sequence MSWTCPRCQQPVFFAEKVSSLGQNWHRFCLKCERCHNVLAAGGHAEHNGKPYCHKPCYAVLFGPRGIKIGGVGSYMEEPPHPPAPITTMPLTTGSFSPPRSRTGLPQAKRARRSPTQVKTYAGETSLCPGCGNPVYFAEKVMSLGRNWHRPCLRCQRCRKTLTAGSHAEHDGFPYCHIPCYGYLFGPKGVNIGDVGCYIYDSIELKSD encoded by the exons ATGAGCTGGACGTGCCCGCGCTGCCAGCAGCCCGTGTTCTTCG CTGAAAAGGTGAGCTCCCTGGGTCAGAACTGGCATCGATTCTGCCTGAAATGTGAGCGCTGTCACAATGTCCTAGCTGCGGGTGGACACGCTGAG CATAATGGAAAACCATATTGTCACAAACCATGTTATGCAGTCCTCTTTGGACCCCGGG GAATCAAGATTGGTGGAGTGGGCTCCTACATGGAAGAACCTCCCCATCCTCCAGCTCCCATCACCACCATGCCTTTGACCACTGGCAGCTTCAGTCCACCCAGAAGCAGGACAGGCCTCCCTCAGGCCAAGAGGGCAAGGAGGA GCCCAACACAGGTGAAGACGTATGCCGGTGAGACCTCCCTGTGTCCTGGCTGTGGGAACCCCGTGTACTTTG CTGAGAAGGTGATGTCCCTGGGCAGGAACTGGCATCGGCCCTGTCTCCGATGCCAGCGCTGCCGCAAAACCCTAACGGCGGGGAGCCACGCCGAG CATGATGGTTTCCCGTACTGCCACATCCCTTGCTACGGATACCTGTTTGGGCCCAAAG GTGTGAACATTGGTGACGTGGGCTGCTACATCTATGACTCCATAGAGTTGAAATCTGATTGA
- the CRIP3 gene encoding cysteine-rich protein 3 isoform X3, whose protein sequence is MSWTCPRCQQPVFFAEKVSSLGQNWHRFCLKCERCHNVLAAGGHAEHNGKPYCHKPCYAVLFGPRGIKIGGVGSYMEEPPHPPAPITTMPLTTGSFSPPRSRTGLPQAKRARRSPTQVKTYAGETSLCPGCGNPVYFAEKVMSLGRNWHRPCLRCQRCRKTLTAGSHAEV, encoded by the exons ATGAGCTGGACGTGCCCGCGCTGCCAGCAGCCCGTGTTCTTCG CTGAAAAGGTGAGCTCCCTGGGTCAGAACTGGCATCGATTCTGCCTGAAATGTGAGCGCTGTCACAATGTCCTAGCTGCGGGTGGACACGCTGAG CATAATGGAAAACCATATTGTCACAAACCATGTTATGCAGTCCTCTTTGGACCCCGGG GAATCAAGATTGGTGGAGTGGGCTCCTACATGGAAGAACCTCCCCATCCTCCAGCTCCCATCACCACCATGCCTTTGACCACTGGCAGCTTCAGTCCACCCAGAAGCAGGACAGGCCTCCCTCAGGCCAAGAGGGCAAGGAGGA GCCCAACACAGGTGAAGACGTATGCCGGTGAGACCTCCCTGTGTCCTGGCTGTGGGAACCCCGTGTACTTTG CTGAGAAGGTGATGTCCCTGGGCAGGAACTGGCATCGGCCCTGTCTCCGATGCCAGCGCTGCCGCAAAACCCTAACGGCGGGGAGCCACGCCGAG GTGTGA
- the CRIP3 gene encoding cysteine-rich protein 3 isoform X2 — translation MSWTCPRCQQPVFFAEKVSSLGQNWHRFCLKCERCHNVLAAGGHAEHNGKPYCHKPCYAVLFGPRGIKIGGVGSYMEEPPHPPAPITTMPLTTGSFSPPRSRTGLPQAKRARRSPTQVKTYAGETSLCPGCGNPVYFAEKVMSLGRNWHRPCLRCQRCRKTLTAGSHAEMGKLRLRKA, via the exons ATGAGCTGGACGTGCCCGCGCTGCCAGCAGCCCGTGTTCTTCG CTGAAAAGGTGAGCTCCCTGGGTCAGAACTGGCATCGATTCTGCCTGAAATGTGAGCGCTGTCACAATGTCCTAGCTGCGGGTGGACACGCTGAG CATAATGGAAAACCATATTGTCACAAACCATGTTATGCAGTCCTCTTTGGACCCCGGG GAATCAAGATTGGTGGAGTGGGCTCCTACATGGAAGAACCTCCCCATCCTCCAGCTCCCATCACCACCATGCCTTTGACCACTGGCAGCTTCAGTCCACCCAGAAGCAGGACAGGCCTCCCTCAGGCCAAGAGGGCAAGGAGGA GCCCAACACAGGTGAAGACGTATGCCGGTGAGACCTCCCTGTGTCCTGGCTGTGGGAACCCCGTGTACTTTG CTGAGAAGGTGATGTCCCTGGGCAGGAACTGGCATCGGCCCTGTCTCCGATGCCAGCGCTGCCGCAAAACCCTAACGGCGGGGAGCCACGCCGAG atggggaaactgaggctcagaaaag CATGA